The window AGAGTGATTAGGCTTGCAAGGCCTGATTAAGTGATGACCTGGGCTAAGATGACTTGCCTCAAGTATTTTTACAAACATTGATTGTTTTAATTTAAGTCTTAATTAATCCGTATGATTCAATACTTAATAAGCACCAGTGAAGGATAACACATGGTTAGTGAAACCCTTAGGCCTTCTCCAGCAATAGAGGGTAGTGTGGATTCCCTATTCTACTGTTGGAGGAGGGCCCCATCCACTAGGCCCGGTCTTGAGGAGGAGTTTCAGGCTTGTAGAGCCAGTGAGTATTGGAGGGTTAACTACGATGAGGTTAAGTACACTGACTTCTCGCAATCTGACTACTTCAAGCCTAAGGGCCTTAATACAGTCTCCATGAGGTCCAGGAGCGTATTCACTTACGGTCACTTCACGCTAATGGCTAAGCTACCTAAGGCTGAGGATGGGCCAATGCTTTGGTTCGGCTTCGAGACTGATGACTTATTCGCAGGGGGTGCTGTGCACTACTGCTGGTTCTCAGGTAAGGGTGCATTAACTGCTAATATTGGTGGTATAACTAAGCTCGTCTCAATGGATTTAACCAAGTTCCTACCCCAAGACGTCTCGGAGAAGTACCACTGGTTCAGTATTGTCTACAGGAGGGGGTTGGCCTTATGGTACATTGACGGTAGGCTTAGGGCTCTGGCCTCAATAAGTAATGGTGAAGTTAAGGATGGCGGCGTGGTTTACGATAAGCCACCCTACATTGCATCATGGACCACTGACGCGCCTTCCCCTCAATTAGCCGTGCTCCTTGATATTGATGCTGCACCCCAGGTTGAGTTTCATTGGCGGGGCCTAAACCCATGGGGTTTAAGGGTGTCTAATGGTGATGCTGAGGAGCCTGTGAGGATTAGACTCTATAGGGAGGGTTCAGAGGAGGCTTGGGCTGGCTTAACAGTTAACCCTGGGGTTGAGTTATACTCCCAGCCGTTGCCCGGCATTGGTGAGAAGACGCTCATCATGAATGCACCAGGTGGTGAATTAACGGTAGAGTACTTCACTGAGGGTAATTGGGTTGAGGCTAGGAGTCAGGCATTGGGCAGTGGAACCAATGTATTAAGTATTAGTGAGGATGCTGCATTAATTAGGTTTAGGTATAGAGCTAGGGAGCCTGGTTCAATAAGGGCAGCATCATTAACCCTGGTTTAATCCACCGCCGCCACTGACTTAGCCTTAGCCCTATGGTTAAAGTAGGCGTAGACCGTTATCACTATGAAGTCCGCTATAATCATTGAGTGCATTATGGTGCAGTATAGGCATAGCGCATGCAGTATTGCGAATTCAACGTAAAGTAGGTAGGGTATTATTGCTAAGCCAAGGAACCTCCAGTACATTAGAATCCTCAGCAACCTATCAGCCACCCTCTCCCTACTCCTATCGTAGGCTATGGCCATCACTATGTTTATTATGAACCAGAAGACGGCAAGTACATCAAGGGGTACGTCAGCCACCTCAGCGTAGGGACTTGAGAGAACCCTTATACAGTTAACCGTAACACCCGGGAAGGGTGAGGACTCCCCATTCAGTGTACATAATGGGGGTGCGTTATGGAGGTAGTAGTAGGTATACAGCACCACCCCTGAGGAGAATATGCCAACCACTGAGAAGGCTATGAATAATCCAAGCCACTTAGGCGTTAACCTACCCATAACCTAAATTTACCTAAGCCCTATTAAATAAATTTTTCTTAACAGTACACCTAAAACCTCACCCTTCAGGACAGGAAGCCATCAGCCTACTAGAGATGCATTAGGCCCTACAGTAATCTCTAAGGCCTCGTATCAGGCTATTAGCGTGTTAACAGTCATTAAGCATGACTAACCTACTTAATTAATGACCAAGTACCCCAATTTCACTTTACTTAATACTTATGGTTTTAGTTCATATACATATATCTATTCATAATTTGATTTTCCCTTACTTTTATTTTCCTTATTTTCGATTTTTTATTTTTCATTTATTGTTATACTGGTTTAGTATTAACCTACCTCCTCATTCGGCTGGGCTAGTGGTTAATGGTTTATTGACTCTAACTAATATTAGTTATCATTGTTGGTTGAATTCTTTTTCTTCGAAGGTGTAATGTGGGTTTTATGGTGCCAGTCCCGGTTTCGAAGAAGCACCCACCAAAAACCCACGAAACAAAACTTAAAAACCTACAACAGAATCTAAAAAAGAATTGAAAGTGATTGATGATTTACCTGGGAAGTAAAGCACGAGTGGCGTAGAATCTAAAATTGAAAGGGATAAGTATTAAAATATGCGTATTTAATAGCCCCG is drawn from Caldivirga sp. and contains these coding sequences:
- a CDS encoding vitamin K epoxide reductase family protein gives rise to the protein MGRLTPKWLGLFIAFSVVGIFSSGVVLYTYYYLHNAPPLCTLNGESSPFPGVTVNCIRVLSSPYAEVADVPLDVLAVFWFIINIVMAIAYDRSRERVADRLLRILMYWRFLGLAIIPYLLYVEFAILHALCLYCTIMHSMIIADFIVITVYAYFNHRAKAKSVAAVD